The stretch of DNA GGGTGGAGGCGCCGCCGCGCAGGCGGAGGAACACCTGCCACCCCCGGCCCAGGAAGTTGTTCTGCGAAAGGTCGAGAGTACCGAGGGCGCCGTCCTGAGAGCTGTAGCCACCGCCGATCGAGAAGAGGCCCGTCGGCTTCTCGGTCACCTCGATGTTGACGACGATCTTGTCCTTGGAGGAGCCCGGGGTGGTCTTGGTCTCGACCTTCTCGAAGTAGTTCAGGTTGCGCAGCTTCTGCTTCGCCCGCTCGAGCTTCTGGGTGGTGAAGAGGTCGCCCTCGTGCATGGGGATCTCGCGGCGCAGGATCTTCTCCTGGCTGCGGGTGTTGCCCGAGATGTTGATGCGCTCCACGAAGACTTCGGGACCCTCGACGATCTGGAACGTGATGTTGACCTTCCGGTTCGGCACGTCGAGGGCGATCTGGGGATCGACGTCGGCGGAGGCGCGCCCGATGGTGCCGTACACGTCGCTGATGGCCTTGACGCTTTCGCGCAGCTTGCTGCGCGAGTAGATGTCGTCGGGCTTGAGGAGCACGCGACGACGGATCTCCTCGATGGGCAGCACGTTGTTGCCGGTGATGTCCACCCCGCCCACCTTGAACTGCGGACCTTCGACCACAACGATCTTGATGGTGACCCGGGCGTTCTGGCGGTCCACCTGGGTGTCGGTCGACTCCACCCGGGCCTGAATGTAGCCGTTGTCGTTGTAGAAGGCGACGATCCGGTCCACGTCCTCCTCGAGCTTCTGCCGCTGCACCGTCCCGCGCAAGATGAAGAACTGCCGCTCCTGCGTGAGCATGATCTCCTTGATCTTGTCCGGCTTGACGCCCTGGGCGCCTTCGATGACGACCTTCTCGATGGTCATCTTGCGCCCCTCGACGATGCGGAAGGTCACCGCCACGTCGCCGTCCGGCAGCTTGGTCACATCCGGCGAGATGCCGACCTCGAAGTACCCCTCCTCCTCGTACACTTCCTTGAGCTTCTCGGCCGCCCGCGTCACCTCCACGGGGTTGTAGACGCTCCCCAGCTTCAGGTCGATCTTCTCCTGGAGGTTGGCCGCGTCGAGACGCTTGTTGCCCGCGAAGGAGAGATCCCGGACGAAGGGACGCTCGGTGACCACGAAGGTCAGCTTCACGCCCCCCTCGAAGTCCTCGACCTTGAGCTGGACGTCGTCGAAGAAACCGAGGGCGAAGATCGACCGGATGTCGTCCGCCGAGCGCGCGGGCAGGAAGGGCGTGCCCACCTTGGATTGTACCCGCCCCAGGATGACCGCTTCCTGGACGCGCCGGTTGCCCTGAATGGCGAGATCCTTGATGAGAATCTGCTGCTCCCCGGCCGGGGGAGGGGCCTGGGCGGCGGCCGGACGAGCCACGTTGACATCGATTCCCGCCAAAGTGAGGACAAAAAAAATGGAGAGAAGAAATCTCCCCCGCGCGGTCATGGTCCCGGTCGGCCCAGTCGAGTGTCGGTCCGTCTAGTGCTCGGCCAGCGCGAGCCGCGGCTCGGCGATCTGTATCTCCCGGAAGATGAAGCCGTCTCCGTTTACGTCCACCTCGATCCGCGCGCCGTCGGCGAACTGTCCGCGCACGATGGCCTCCGCGAGCGGATCCTCGACCTCTTTCTGAATGGTCCGCCGCAGCTGGCGCGCCCCGTAGGTGGGGTCATAGCCCTTCTTCACGAGGAGGTCCAGGGCGGCCTCCGTGGGCTCGAGCTGGATGCCCTTGTCGGAGATCTGGGCATTGATGCGGGTCAGCATGAGGCGGACGATGGCCGTGATGTGTTCCCTCGACAGCGCGTGGAACACGATGATGTCGTCGACCCGGTTGATGAACTCCGGCCGGAAGGCGCGCTTGAGCTCGTCGAGGACCTTTTCCTTCATCTTGTCGTGCGTCTCGCCCTCGCCCTCGGCCAGGAAGCCCGGGGCCGTGCGCTTGCCGATGAAGCTCGTGCCCAGATTCGAGGTCATGATGAGGATGGTGTTCTTGAAGTCGACCACGTGGCCCACGGAGTCCGTGAGGCGGCCGTCGTCGAGCACCTGTAGGAGCATGTTGAAGACATCGGGATGGGCCTTCTCAATCTCGTCGAAGAGGACGACGGAGTAGGGCCGCCGGCGCACTTTTTCGGTCAGGAACCCACCCTCTTCGTACCCCACATAGCCGGGAGGGGCGCCGAGGAGGCGCGACACCGAGAACTTTTCCATGTACTCGGACATGTCCACCCGGATGAGGGCGTTCTCGTCCCCGAAGAGATACTCCGCGAGGGCCCGGGCGAGCTCGGTCTTCCCCACTCCGGTGGGCCCGAGGAAGATGAACGAGCCCACGGGACGGCGGCTGTCCTTGAGCCCGGCCCGCGAGCGCCGGATGGCCCGCGCCACGGCCATCACCGCGTCCTTCTGTCCCACGATGCGCCCGTGGAGGGCCTCTTCCATCCGGGCGAGCTTCGCCGATTCCTTCTCCTCGAGCTTGGACAGGGGGATCCCCGTCCAGCGGGACACGATGTACTCGATGTCCTCCTCGCTGACCGTCTGCGGACCCTTGCCCTTGCGCTTGTCCCACTCCCGCTTCATTTCCTCGTCGCGACCGCGCAGGAGCTTTTCCTTCTCCCGGAGGGAGGCGGCCTTCTCGAACTCCTGCGCCTCGAGGTACATGTCCTTCTCACGGACGACGCGCTCGACTTCCTTGCCGATCTCCTTGATCTCCGGGGGCGGCGTGAGGGCCATGAGCCGCGTCCGCGAGGACGCCTCGTCAATGACGTCGATGGCCTTGTCGGGCAGCTGGCGATCTGTGATATAGCGATCGGCGAGCTTGACCGCCGCGTCGATCGCCTCGTCGGTAATCTTCACCCGATGATGCGCCTCGTACTTGTGACGGAGCCCCTTGATGATCTCGATCGATTCGGGCACGGAAGGGGCCCGCACGATGACGGGCTGGAAGCGTCGCTCGAGGGCGCCATCCTTCTCGATGTACTTGCGATACTCGTCGAGGGTGGTGGCGCCGATGGTCTGGATCTCGCCGCGGGAGAGGGCCGGCTTCAGCATGTTCGAGGCATCGATGGCGCCTTCGGCCGCCCCCGCCCCGATCAGCGTATGGAGCTCGTCGAGGAAGAGCACGACGTTCTCCGACGGGCGGATCTCCTTCATGACGGCCTTGAGGCGCTCTTCGAACTGGCCGCGATACTTGGTCCCGGCCACCAGGGCTCCCAGGTCGAGCTGGAGCAAGCGCTTCTGGGCGAGCACGTCCGGTACTTCGTGCCCGACGATGCGCTGGGCGAGCCCTTCGACGATGGCCGTCTTGCCCACGCCCGGCTCGCCGATGAGGACAGGATTGTTCTTGGTCCGGCGGGCCAGGATCTGGATCACCCGCTCGATCTCCATCTCGCGCCCGATGACCGGGTCGAGCTTGCCCTCCCGGGCCAGCTGGGTCAGGTCGCGCGCGAACTCGTCGAGGACGGGGGTCTGGGAGCGCTTCTTCGGCCGCGGGTAGTACTGGTCACCCAGGAGGGCCAGGGTCTCCTGCCGCACCTCGTCGAGACGCGCCCCGAGAGACTCGAGGATCTTGGCGGCTATGGACTGGCCCTCTTTCATGAGACCCAGCAGGAGGTGCTCGGTCCCGATGTAGTTGTGGCCGAGCTGGCGCGCTTCCTCGATGGACAGCTCGAGGACGCGCTTGGCCTGGGGGGTGAACGGCACTTCACCGAAGGTCAGGGTCTTGGGGAAGCCGGCCAGGGCCCGCTCGACTTCCGCCTTGACCGTTTCCAGGCGGAGCCCGAGTCGCTGGAGGACGGCGGTGGCTATGCCTTCGCCGTCCCGGATCAGCCCCAACAGGATATGCTCGGTCCCGACGAAGTCGTGGCGGAACCGGCCCGCCTCCTCTCTCGCCAGGATGATGACCCGCCGCGCCCTCTCGGTAAATCTCTCGAACACTTGGCGCCCTCGCTCCCTAGGGTTTGGACTGCCCGAAACGTGGCCCCGAACCTGCTGTGAGTATACCTCCCAAGTCCTCGGTCAGCCTAGCCTTTTCTTGCTTGGAAGGTCCCGATTATACCGAAATACCTGAAACGTTGGACTCGCCGCCATGAAAAAGCATTCAGAGATCAGGGCCAGGCGACGGCGCGTCCCTCCAACAGACGGTAGCCGCGGTCCGCCCTCCGGGCCAGGTCGTGATTGTGGGTGGCGACGACGATGGCGAGTCGACGCTCGGCCTGAAGCCGCATGAAAAGGTCCCAGATCACCTCGCTCGTCTTTGGATCGAGATTGCCGGTGGGCTCATCGGCCAGTATCACCTTCGGCTGAGCGACCAGGGCTCGGGCTATGGCCACGCGCTGCTGCTCGCCACCCGAGAGCTCTCCCGGTCGGTGGCCGAGGCGATCACCCAGCCCGACCTCGTGCAAGGCGCCCGCTCCCCGCTCCCGGGCCTCGGTGGCCGACAGGCGCTGGAGCCGAGCGGGCAGCATGGCGTTCTCGAGCGCCGTCATCTCGCCGAGCAGGTTGTAGAACTGGAAGATGAAGGCGATCTCCGTGCGGCGGAGCCTCGCCAGCGAGCTCTCGGAGCGGGCGTACATGTCCTCACCGGAGAACAGGACCTGACCTCCCGTGGGCCGGTCCAGCCCGCCCAGGAGATGGAGCAGGGTCGACTTCCCCACCCCGGAGGCGCCGATGAGGGCCACGCTCTCCCCTTGATTGACGGCAAGGCTGACGCCGCGCAGGACCCGGACGATCTCCGGCCCCACCCGATACTCCTTCTCGAGCTCTCGTACGGCGAGGAGGGGCTCACTCATACCGGAGGACCTCGACGGGGTCGAGCCGAGCGGCGCGGCGCGCGGGCGACAGCGTGGCGAGAAAGGAGATCAGCAGCGTGGCGGAGGTCACCAGCGTGAAGTCGAGCCACGTCAGCTTCATGGGCAGATGGTCGATCTGGTAGACGTCACCGGCCAGGCGGATGATCTTGTAGGTGTTCTGGACCCAGATCAGGAGGAGCCCGAAGAGGCTGCCCCCGAGGGTGCCGACGCCGCCGATCAGCATGCCCGTGACAAGAAAGACGGTGCCTATGCTGCCTGCCGAGGCGCCCATGGCCTTGAGGATGCCGATTTCCTTTCGCTTCTCGGCCACGAGGAGCACCAGGTGCCCGATGATGGCGAAGCCCGCCACGAGGACGATGATGGTGACGATGACGAAGAGCGCGAGCTTCTCGAGCTGGAGGGCGGCGAACAGATTGCGGTTCATCCCCATCCAGTCGCGGATCCAGAGCCCGGGCCCCGCCGCCGCCGCCACGCGCCGCCCCACGGCCTTGGCATCGAAGGGGTCGTTCAGCTTGATCTCGACACCGGAGACGCGCTCGCCCAGCCCGGCGAACTCCTGGGCCGCGGCCAGCGAGGTGTAGGCCATGGAGGCGTCGTACTCGTAGAGCCCGATCTCGACGTAGCCGGCCACCTCGAAGCGCCGCATCTTGGGCACGAGGCCGACGGCGGTCATCGCCCCCTGCGGGGAGATGACGGTGACGTGATCCCCCGGCGCGAGCCCGAGCGTGCGCGCGAGCTCGCGCCCGAGCAGGAGAGCGGGCTCGCCCGAGGTCCGGAGGAGCGGCTCGAGGCTGCCCGCGCCGATATCGGCCTGGAGCTGCTTGCGCACGGCGGGCGCGGCGAGGTCGACGCCGCGGAGAAGACCGCCGGTGGCGCCGCCGCGCTGACCGGTGAAGAGCGCCTGCTGCAGCACGAACGGCGTGGCCGAGCGCACGCCGGCCACCGGCTGGACGCGCGCGGCCACCCCCGGGCCGTCCTCGATCCCGCGGCCGCTCGGGTCCACCACGAGGATGTGCGGGTTGGCCGCGATGATCTTCTCCTTGATGCCGTCCTGGAATCCGGTCATCACGGCCAGGACGACGATCAGGGCGCTGACGCCGAGGAAGACGCCGCCCACGCCGATCCACACGAAGAGAGAGAGGTTGGCCCGCTGGCCGCGCGCGCGCAGGTAGCGCAGCGAGAGGAAGAGTTCGACGGGCAGGCCGCGTCCGGCCATCAGGCTTCGGATTCCTCGTCCGCAGACGCGGGCTCGCCCGCCGCGCGACGCTCGGGGCGGAGGTGCGGAAAGAGGATGACGTCCCGGATCGACGGAGAGTCGGTGAAGAGCATGGCCAGCCGGTCGATGCCTATCCCCTCTCCGGCCGTGGGCGGCATGCCGTATTCCAGAGCCCGCACGAAGTCCTCGTCCATCCAGTGCGCCTCTTCGTCGCCGCGCTCGCGCTCGCGCGCCTGCTCTTCGAATCGCCGCCGCTGGTCGATGGGATCGTTGAGCTCGGAATAGGCGTTGGCGATCTCCCGCCGGCAGATGTAGAGCTCGAAGCGGTCGACCAGGCGCGGATCATCCGGCTTGCGCTTGGACAGGGGAGAGAGCTCGATCGGGAAGTCGGTGATGAAGGTCGGCTGGATCAAGCCCGGCTCCACCAGGGTGTCGAAGACGTCCTTCCAGAGGCCAGTCACGCCCGTGCCCGGCTTCGGGGCGGGCACGCCGGCGGCCCCCGCCGCCTTCCCGAGCGCCTCCGCGTCGGTGTCCGGCCCCACCGCGAGACCGAGAGCCTTCGAGATCGCGTCGAAGAACGGCACTCGGCGCCAGGGCCCGGCGAGGTCGATGGCCTCGCCCTGGTACTGGAGCGCGGTGCGGCCGAGGAGCTGCGTGCCGAGGTGGGCAAGCATCTCCTCGGTCAGGGCCATCAGGTCCTCGTAGTCGGCATAGGCCTGGTAGAACTCGAGCATGGTGAACTCGGGGTTGTGCTGGGTCGAGATGCCCTCGTTGCGAAAGTTGCGGTTGATCTCGTAGACGCGGTCGAGGCCGCCCACGACCAGACGCTTGAGATAGAGCTCGGGGGCGACGCGAAGGTAGAGTGGCATGTCCAGGGCGTTGTGGTGCGTGACGAAGGGCCTGGCCGACGCCCCACCGGGAATGGGCTGCATCATGGGCGTCTCGACCTCGAGAAAGCCGCGCGCGTCGAGGAAGGCGCGCAGCTCACGGATGAGCCGGCTCTTCACCACGAAGGTCTCGCGCACCTGCGGATTCATCACGAGATCGACATAGCGCCGCCGATAGCGCGTCTCGACGTCCTTGAGCCCGTGCCACTTTTCGGGCAGCGGCCGGAGCGACTTGGCGAGGAACTCGAAGACGCGCACGGCCACCGTCAGCTCCCCCGTCCGCGTCCGGAAGAGATCTCCCGTGACGCCGATGAAGTCGCCCACGTCGAGCTCGGTGAATGCCGCATACCGCTCGCCGAGGGCGTCGGCCCGCGCGTAGAGCTGGATCTGCCCGCTCTGGTCCTGCAGGTGGGCGAAGCAGGTCTTGCCGTGATGCCGCAGGGCGACCACCCGTCCCGCCACGGTGACGGGTCCGGCCGCCTTGAGCGCCTCGTCCGAGGCGTCCGGGTAGCGGCGCGCGAGCTCCCCGCCCCCGTGGGTGACCGGGAAGCGCTGGCCGAACGGATTGACCCCGCTCTCGCGGAGCGCCTCGAGCTTCTCGAGCCGGCGCCGGACGAGCGGATTGGGATCGCCGGGCTGTCCATGCGGCGGCGGCGGCGACGGTGGCGGGGTAGCCGGAGGTGGCGGGGCGCTCATCTCATGCCGATCTCGGCTGCCGAAGGTACGCCTCGATGAAGGGATCTATCCCGCCGTCCATGACCGCCTCGACATTGCCCACCTCGACGCCCGTCCGGTGATCCTTGATGATCTGGTAGGGATGGAACGTGTACGTCCGGATCTGGCTGCCGAAGGCGATCTCCTTCTTCTCTCCGCTCAGCTCCGCCAGCTCCTCGCGCTGCTTCTTCTCGTAAACCTGGTAGAGGCGCGACTTGAGGATGCGCATGGCGGTGTCGCGGTTCCGCAGCTGGGAGCGCTCGTTCTGGCAGGCCACCACGATTCCCGTGGGCAGGTGCGTGATCCGCACCGCCGAGTCCGCCGTGTTGACGCCCTGCCCGCCCGGCCCCGAGGAGCGATACACGTCGACGCGAATCTCCTCGTCCTTGACCACCACCTCCACGTCCTCGACCTCCGGGATCACCGATACCGAGGCGAAGGAGGTGTGGCGACGCTTGGAGGCGTCGAAGGGTGAGATGCGGATCAGCCGGTGCACGCCGATCTCGCTCTTGAGATACCCGTAGGCATATTCGCCCGTGATCTCGATGGTGACAGACTTGATGCCTGCCTCTTCCCCCGGCAGGAGGTCGAGGACCTCGGCCTTGAAGCCGGCCCGCTCCGCCCAGCGCAGGTACATGCGCATGAGGATCTGGGCCCAGTCTTGCGACTCCGTGCCGCCCGCCCCGGGATGTATCGAGAGGATGGCGTTCTTCTTGTCCTGGGGCCCGGAGAGCACGATCTTGAAAGCAAAGGTCTCGAGGTCGCGCGCGAGCGAGGCGAGCCCCTTTTCGATATCCGAAGCCTCGCTCTCATCGCCCGCTTCGGTGGCCATCTCCCAGAGGACACGAAGGTCTTCGGCCTGCTGGGCAAGCTCCCTGAAACGACCGACGGTGCGGGCGAGCTCGGCGCGCTCCTGGACGAGGGCCTGGGCCTTGCGGCTGTCGTCCCAGAAGGCGGGCGCCGACATCTCCTGGTCGATCAGGGCCAGCCGCGCCTCCTTGGCGGGAAGGTCAAAGATGCCCCCGGAGGTCCTGGAGGCGCTTCTCGACGTCGGCCAGATCTCGCTTGAGGTCGCCGAGCATGGCTAGGTTGTCACTCGGAGGGGGGCTTCGCCCCCCTTCCGAAGCCTCCCCCCAACCAGGCTGCGCCGGCGAAGCTGGCGCTCGAAGCGGAGCATTCTTGTCCGCGAGGGCGTGGGAATCACTTGGACCATCTCCTAGGCCGCTCGCCGGCGGAAAGCCGTCCCCGCCGCGATCCCGGAGAGGGCGAGACAGAGGTAGGGCAGCCAGTCGCCCCAGCGCGTGTAGAGCGTGGTCCGGGCGCGCTGGGCCACGCGCGCCGAAAGGTAGCCGCGCTCGAAGAGAGGCATGATCGGCCCCACCATACCCGATGGGCTCACGAATCCCGAGATTCCCGTGTTCGCCGCTCGCGCGATGGCCACGCGATTCTCGACCGCGCGCAGGGGCAGCGTGCCCAGATGTTGCCAGGGCCCGCTCGTGCGCCCGAACCATGCATCGTTGGTGATATTCGCCATGAAGCTCGCACCCCCGACCACGAAGTCCCTGAACAGCTCGGGGAAGATGACCTCGTAACAGATCACGGTGCCGAATGGGGCCCCGGGCAGCTCGAATACGGTCTGGCTGTTCCCGGCCGCGAAGTCCGAGATGAACTCGGCCCAGCTCCTGACGAAGCCGATCAGACCGGCGAGGGGAACGTACTCGCCGAATGGCACGAGGTGAATCTTATCATACTTGGCCCTAATCCCCTGTTCTCCCAGCAGAAAAGCGCTGTTCAGGAATTGAGCGCGAGGCCCCGGCAGCCTGTCGATGGAGCCGACCAGGATGGGCGCTCCAAGCTCCGCTGACAGCGCGGTGAGCCGCAAGAGGAGGACGGGATCGCCGCGCAGGAAGATGGGCGCTGCCGTCTCAGGCCAGAGGATGACGGCGGGCTTGGAGCGCGCCGCCTCCCGGGTGAGCCGCTCGTAGCGGTCGAGAGCCTCGGCCTGATGGGCGGGATCCCACTTGAGGGACTGCGCGATCGCGGGCTGGATCACGGCGACCTCGATGGACTGGACGGGGGGGCGGGCGGCCGGGCCGTATTCGTGAGCAAGAACCCACCAGCCGAACGCGAGCGATCCCGCCGCGAGGACAGCCGCCGTGGTAATGCCGGGCGCGGATCGACGAAAGCCCAGCACGCACCAAGACGCCAGGGCGGCATTGACCGCGACGATCAGCAGGGAGACCGCGTAGACGCCGCCGATCTCGGCGATCTGGATGACGGCGAGCGCCCGGTGCTGAGAGTAGCCGAGCAGTCCCCAGGGGAAGCCGCCCATGAGCCAGCCGCGAATCCACTCGCCGGCCACCCATAGTCCGGGCGCCGCGGCCAGCCCCCAGCCACGACCGAGCCGGCTTCCCAGCCACGACACCACGGCGGCCATCGCCCCGACGTAGAGCCCGCAGTAGGCGGCCAGCGCCGCGATAGGAAGCCAGGTTAGCGGCCAGGGGATGGCGCTATAGCCCTGGAAGGTGTGATCGAGCCAGCGGAGAAGAACGAGGAAGAAGCTCAGTCCCGCCAGCCATCCGTCGCCGAGCGCGCCGCGCGGAGACCGCTCCGATGCCGACACGAGGACGGGCACCAGCCATACCCAGGCAAAGAGCGACCAGTCGCCCGTGGGAAAGGCCAGCGCCCCTGCCGCGCCCGAGACGAGAAGACCGAGCCGCCGGCGAGCATGAGCTCCCGGCCAGCCCGGCCTAAACCCCATTGGCGAGACGATCCGCGAGCACGCGTGGCAGAGAGGCGGCGAGGATCTTGGCGGCGGCCGCGCGATGGTCGTACGCCACCCGCCGGAGCGTCACGCTGCGCGCTTCCTCGTCCCACAGCATGTAGGCGGCCCGCCGATCCCTGTCCCGCGGCTGACCCACGCTCCCCACGTTGACGATGTAGCGCCGTCCGTCGTGGAACCCGATGCTTCGGTCGGCCCCTTCGGGACCACCGAGATCCTGGAAATCGGGGCCGCTCGAACCGAGTGACCAGACCCCCGGCCGGTGCGAGTGACCGACGAAGCAGAGGCGAGTCGAGAAGTCGGGGAACGCGCTCCAGCCATCCTCAGCCGAGATCAGATAGTCCCACTCTTCCGGGCGGCTCGGACTGGCGTGGACGCAGGTCGCTTCTCCGAGCCCGGCGGTGAGCGGGAGGGCGGCCAGATACCCCGAATGATCCGGCCCCAGCTGATCACGGGTCCAGAGCGCCGCGGCCCTGGCCGCGGGATTGAACCAGTCGAGGTCCATCAGGCCCAGGGCGCCGTGCTCGTGATTTCCCGCGACCATCCGCACGGCCCGCTCGCCCAGGAGCTCCACGCACGCGACGGGATCCGCCCCATAGCCCACCGTGTCGCCCAGGCAGAGGAGACCGGTCGCCCCTTCCTGGGCGGCGTCGGCGAGAACGGCGGACAGGGCCTCGAGATTGGCGTGCACGTCCGAGAGCACCGCGTAGCGCACGCAGGCCTCAGTCGGACGGGCGCAGCTCTTTGTGTATGCGGTCCAGGACACCGTTGATGAAGCGGGACGATTCTTGCGTGCTGAACTTCTTCGCGACCTCGAGCGCCTCGTTGATGGCCACCTTGGGCGGCACTTCCTCGGCCCACAAGAGCTCGAAGATGCCCTGGCGGAGGATATTGCGGTCGACCACGGCCATGCGCTCGATCTCCCAGTTCTGGGCGTACTCGGAGATCATCTCGTCGATCTTCGTCTCGTGGAACTTGGTGCCCCGGATCAGGGACTCCGTGAAGTCTCGCACCTCCGCGTCCACCGGATGTCGCATCCAGAACTCGTCGAGGTGAGGCTCGGGCGAGGACTCCCCCTGCAAATCGAGCTGGTACAGGAGCTGGAGCGCGAGCTCGCGTGCTTTCCGGCGCTTGCCCATCAGCGGCGCCCCTCCCGGCGTGGCGACCGTGCCTCCCGCATCCACCCGGCCATCTCGAGGGCGGCCCGCGCCGCCTCTTCCCCGCGGTGGCCGACGCGTCCCCCCGCGCGCTCCCAGGCCTGCTCCTCCGTCAACGAGGTGATGACGCCGAAGGTGACGGGGACGCCGGTTTCGAGAGCCACGCGCGACAGCCCCTGCGCGGCCGCGCCGGCCACGTACTTGAAGTGGGGCGTCTCCCCGCGGATCACCACGCCCACACAGACGATGGCCGCGTAGCGGCGCGTGCGGGCCAGCGTCATGGCGGCGAGGG from Candidatus Methylomirabilota bacterium encodes:
- the bamA gene encoding outer membrane protein assembly factor BamA, translating into MARPAAAQAPPPAGEQQILIKDLAIQGNRRVQEAVILGRVQSKVGTPFLPARSADDIRSIFALGFFDDVQLKVEDFEGGVKLTFVVTERPFVRDLSFAGNKRLDAANLQEKIDLKLGSVYNPVEVTRAAEKLKEVYEEEGYFEVGISPDVTKLPDGDVAVTFRIVEGRKMTIEKVVIEGAQGVKPDKIKEIMLTQERQFFILRGTVQRQKLEEDVDRIVAFYNDNGYIQARVESTDTQVDRQNARVTIKIVVVEGPQFKVGGVDITGNNVLPIEEIRRRVLLKPDDIYSRSKLRESVKAISDVYGTIGRASADVDPQIALDVPNRKVNITFQIVEGPEVFVERINISGNTRSQEKILRREIPMHEGDLFTTQKLERAKQKLRNLNYFEKVETKTTPGSSKDKIVVNIEVTEKPTGLFSIGGGYSSQDGALGTLDLSQNNFLGRGWQVFLRLRGGASTQQGTIGFTEPWLFDRPLAAGFDLYNNRRVFNDYTVNALGGDVRVGHPLGDYGRWNLIYKLE
- a CDS encoding ATP-dependent Clp protease ATP-binding subunit, giving the protein MFERFTERARRVIILAREEAGRFRHDFVGTEHILLGLIRDGEGIATAVLQRLGLRLETVKAEVERALAGFPKTLTFGEVPFTPQAKRVLELSIEEARQLGHNYIGTEHLLLGLMKEGQSIAAKILESLGARLDEVRQETLALLGDQYYPRPKKRSQTPVLDEFARDLTQLAREGKLDPVIGREMEIERVIQILARRTKNNPVLIGEPGVGKTAIVEGLAQRIVGHEVPDVLAQKRLLQLDLGALVAGTKYRGQFEERLKAVMKEIRPSENVVLFLDELHTLIGAGAAEGAIDASNMLKPALSRGEIQTIGATTLDEYRKYIEKDGALERRFQPVIVRAPSVPESIEIIKGLRHKYEAHHRVKITDEAIDAAVKLADRYITDRQLPDKAIDVIDEASSRTRLMALTPPPEIKEIGKEVERVVREKDMYLEAQEFEKAASLREKEKLLRGRDEEMKREWDKRKGKGPQTVSEEDIEYIVSRWTGIPLSKLEEKESAKLARMEEALHGRIVGQKDAVMAVARAIRRSRAGLKDSRRPVGSFIFLGPTGVGKTELARALAEYLFGDENALIRVDMSEYMEKFSVSRLLGAPPGYVGYEEGGFLTEKVRRRPYSVVLFDEIEKAHPDVFNMLLQVLDDGRLTDSVGHVVDFKNTILIMTSNLGTSFIGKRTAPGFLAEGEGETHDKMKEKVLDELKRAFRPEFINRVDDIIVFHALSREHITAIVRLMLTRINAQISDKGIQLEPTEAALDLLVKKGYDPTYGARQLRRTIQKEVEDPLAEAIVRGQFADGARIEVDVNGDGFIFREIQIAEPRLALAEH
- a CDS encoding ABC transporter ATP-binding protein, whose protein sequence is MSEPLLAVRELEKEYRVGPEIVRVLRGVSLAVNQGESVALIGASGVGKSTLLHLLGGLDRPTGGQVLFSGEDMYARSESSLARLRRTEIAFIFQFYNLLGEMTALENAMLPARLQRLSATEARERGAGALHEVGLGDRLGHRPGELSGGEQQRVAIARALVAQPKVILADEPTGNLDPKTSEVIWDLFMRLQAERRLAIVVATHNHDLARRADRGYRLLEGRAVAWP
- a CDS encoding FtsX-like permease family protein is translated as MAGRGLPVELFLSLRYLRARGQRANLSLFVWIGVGGVFLGVSALIVVLAVMTGFQDGIKEKIIAANPHILVVDPSGRGIEDGPGVAARVQPVAGVRSATPFVLQQALFTGQRGGATGGLLRGVDLAAPAVRKQLQADIGAGSLEPLLRTSGEPALLLGRELARTLGLAPGDHVTVISPQGAMTAVGLVPKMRRFEVAGYVEIGLYEYDASMAYTSLAAAQEFAGLGERVSGVEIKLNDPFDAKAVGRRVAAAAGPGLWIRDWMGMNRNLFAALQLEKLALFVIVTIIVLVAGFAIIGHLVLLVAEKRKEIGILKAMGASAGSIGTVFLVTGMLIGGVGTLGGSLFGLLLIWVQNTYKIIRLAGDVYQIDHLPMKLTWLDFTLVTSATLLISFLATLSPARRAARLDPVEVLRYE
- the lysS gene encoding lysine--tRNA ligase, whose amino-acid sequence is MSAPPPPATPPPSPPPPHGQPGDPNPLVRRRLEKLEALRESGVNPFGQRFPVTHGGGELARRYPDASDEALKAAGPVTVAGRVVALRHHGKTCFAHLQDQSGQIQLYARADALGERYAAFTELDVGDFIGVTGDLFRTRTGELTVAVRVFEFLAKSLRPLPEKWHGLKDVETRYRRRYVDLVMNPQVRETFVVKSRLIRELRAFLDARGFLEVETPMMQPIPGGASARPFVTHHNALDMPLYLRVAPELYLKRLVVGGLDRVYEINRNFRNEGISTQHNPEFTMLEFYQAYADYEDLMALTEEMLAHLGTQLLGRTALQYQGEAIDLAGPWRRVPFFDAISKALGLAVGPDTDAEALGKAAGAAGVPAPKPGTGVTGLWKDVFDTLVEPGLIQPTFITDFPIELSPLSKRKPDDPRLVDRFELYICRREIANAYSELNDPIDQRRRFEEQARERERGDEEAHWMDEDFVRALEYGMPPTAGEGIGIDRLAMLFTDSPSIRDVILFPHLRPERRAAGEPASADEESEA
- the prfB gene encoding peptide chain release factor 2 (programmed frameshift) — translated: MLGDLKRDLADVEKRLQDLGGIFDLPAKEARLALIDQEMSAPAFWDDSRKAQALVQERAELARTVGRFRELAQQAEDLRVLWEMATEAGDESEASDIEKGLASLARDLETFAFKIVLSGPQDKKNAILSIHPGAGGTESQDWAQILMRMYLRWAERAGFKAEVLDLLPGEEAGIKSVTIEITGEYAYGYLKSEIGVHRLIRISPFDASKRRHTSFASVSVIPEVEDVEVVVKDEEIRVDVYRSSGPGGQGVNTADSAVRITHLPTGIVVACQNERSQLRNRDTAMRILKSRLYQVYEKKQREELAELSGEKKEIAFGSQIRTYTFHPYQIIKDHRTGVEVGNVEAVMDGGIDPFIEAYLRQPRSA
- the lnt gene encoding apolipoprotein N-acyltransferase, whose protein sequence is MGFRPGWPGAHARRRLGLLVSGAAGALAFPTGDWSLFAWVWLVPVLVSASERSPRGALGDGWLAGLSFFLVLLRWLDHTFQGYSAIPWPLTWLPIAALAAYCGLYVGAMAAVVSWLGSRLGRGWGLAAAPGLWVAGEWIRGWLMGGFPWGLLGYSQHRALAVIQIAEIGGVYAVSLLIVAVNAALASWCVLGFRRSAPGITTAAVLAAGSLAFGWWVLAHEYGPAARPPVQSIEVAVIQPAIAQSLKWDPAHQAEALDRYERLTREAARSKPAVILWPETAAPIFLRGDPVLLLRLTALSAELGAPILVGSIDRLPGPRAQFLNSAFLLGEQGIRAKYDKIHLVPFGEYVPLAGLIGFVRSWAEFISDFAAGNSQTVFELPGAPFGTVICYEVIFPELFRDFVVGGASFMANITNDAWFGRTSGPWQHLGTLPLRAVENRVAIARAANTGISGFVSPSGMVGPIMPLFERGYLSARVAQRARTTLYTRWGDWLPYLCLALSGIAAGTAFRRRAA
- a CDS encoding metallophosphoesterase family protein, whose translation is MRYAVLSDVHANLEALSAVLADAAQEGATGLLCLGDTVGYGADPVACVELLGERAVRMVAGNHEHGALGLMDLDWFNPAARAAALWTRDQLGPDHSGYLAALPLTAGLGEATCVHASPSRPEEWDYLISAEDGWSAFPDFSTRLCFVGHSHRPGVWSLGSSGPDFQDLGGPEGADRSIGFHDGRRYIVNVGSVGQPRDRDRRAAYMLWDEEARSVTLRRVAYDHRAAAAKILAASLPRVLADRLANGV